The region CTCAGGAAGACTGTGGGCTCTAACCGGTGGCGCAGAAGCTATGGGGCGAGATGTTAGAACAGGTCGGTAAAGGCTCGTTCCGGGACTTACCTGAGCACGGAAGCAATGGCGACGGTAAACTTCATTTTTGCGTTGAAGGTGTCAAAGTTGGTACCAAGGTGATAAGTTGTAGACTGCTCAATTGATCACTTGAGAACTGGAGAGCTGATGCtagacgaagacgagggaATCATGCCTCTATTTATACACCAAACCCGGCCTGCATTCTCTGTTCTAGAGATGAAATTCTCCTCAGgtattgaggaaagaaacAACCAGGTCAACAGAATCACAGACCCAACGAACAGTCCCCAGCCTGGTATGCACGCAAAGCGCCCAGCATGTCCAAGGCTCGTATTCGCACCCCGGTCAACCCCAGAGAATGATCTTCACGGACCACAGCCTTAAACCGACCATCCGGATCACAACCCCAGAGTTTGTCCTGCGCCACTGACACATAATATGACAAAAGTATGCGCCGTCTGAAACCCAGCTCAGCCACCTGCGCGTTCTCTCTGGCTCCGGACCTCGTGAGTCGTGACTCGTGAGATCTCGTGTATGCGCTATGCAAGGATGTTTGGAACGTTGCAGCTACATGTTTCAGTGAATGGTAACGATACTTCCCACCTGGGGAATCGGAACTACCTGCCTTGGTCCTGGCTGTCATCGATTGGCAGGGAAGTGATCTGCTGGTTCTTGCACAGGGGAACCTCGTCAAGATCGTCGATCTATATCTGCATCAAGACGGCAGAGTATGCTCAGCTCTTGGTATTCTCGTATTCATGCATTTTTCCTCTGCGTGCGAGGCTGCCGAGAACTTATAGAACCTGACTAGGTAATTGATTGCTACGTACAAAATGTACTACAGCAGCCAGGTAGCAAGTAGCAGCAAGTTCGGGATGGCCTGGGTGTCCTTGTATACTCTCACGGGACTTACAAGTATACATGTCTTCGTTGATTCCGGGAGACAGACAAACTTTTGGGGCGCATAGTTGACTTCATCCTTGCATCAGTAGAGTTGTAACTTGTACTCTGGGTAGATGCACCAGTATAGACAGACCAATACAGGCTTCAATGcatggcaatggcagcatgGAACTCGTCACAACACACCCTTGCATCAAACATAACGATTGAGAAAGCACTTCGATATTCTGGCCAGCTGCCCGCATTTCCCTAAGCGGCTCTCATCCACGGTAACCTACACTCGACAATAGTGAATCTGTGCAAGGTAAATAGCGCCCAGACTTGGTGTAGGCTCGGCTGTCTATCAAGGCTGGATGCTACCAGCAAAAGTACAAGCTGACCCATGGCCTACTTATTCCGAGTGGTTCAGCTCTCGTGCACGAATAAAAGCAACCAAAATATTTGCCTAGGTAAACGGCATCTTCCATCCCAACTGCGAGATTGCAGCCATCCAAATAGGACCACGCTTCTCCGGCTGTACGCCTGCAGAAGGACCGTAACCAGGGGATACTCCATCCACCTCAGACACAGCCTCAAgatccctcctcttccaaaccgcctcaacagcagccatcgTAGAAGGAACATTACTGACCGGCTTCTTGCAATTAAGCACAGTAAACCACTCCAGGATCTTCACCCTGTCTTGCTCTAAAACAACACAGCTGGCGATGAACAGCGCCCACATGGGGTAAGGCAGGAACCCAAGGAGGGGGCCGTGCATCTTGTGAATCTGGGATAGGGTGGTTAGGAGGATTGGCAGGTGGAGGGTTTGGATGGCTTTGCAATCACGGGGTGCGGCGCCGAGGGCGTGGTGGAGGTAGATCCAGGTGGCGGATTCGAAGGCTTTGGAGTGTAGGTTCATTAGATTGGCTGTATCTGTGTCTGTAATGTCCTGATCTGCAGGTTGTGTCTGCGTTTGTATTGCCAGATTGGTGAGACGGCTGTGGAGGGCTGTGAATGCTTGGGTTGTATCTCTGGGATGGTGCTTTGTTTGGTTGCTGATGGAGGAAATGATGTCGAGTAACTCGTGGGATAATCCCATGCAGGGATTTATTTTCACAGACCCCCGGCCTGTGAGGAAGGGGAATATGGCCGGGACTTCGGTGGACCATTCCaggctgtcttcttcatcattgcCCGTCGTGGCGGTCATGGTAGTTCCAAGGAAGGTTCCTTTCTCTAGAAAGAAACTATAGACGAGCTCCAGTACTTCATGGCTAAAGACCTCCCGCCTGTTTTCTACCTTCGGG is a window of Aspergillus puulaauensis MK2 DNA, chromosome 4, nearly complete sequence DNA encoding:
- a CDS encoding fungal specific transcription factor domain-containing protein (COG:S;~EggNog:ENOG410PX01;~InterPro:IPR021858;~PFAM:PF11951;~TransMembrane:1 (o383-402i)); the protein is MQTARFWLNTTSEDIRCFYDSDGSRHWEVLNGITTDASLPAQRSGVSSISLPLSHCPSLAEIDRFLFHYFSHTCTIRRSLVDYDNPWRSVLLPLCYQSDGLLHMAIAWAAHILRNQCASRDIPRYDQMILAHKCRSLKYLRNMVPQRTDDRDAISLAETKAERDALLLLVMFHCLLEVASGSIREWTYHMRGALLIIKFYTNPKVENRREVFSHEVLELVYSFFLEKGTFLGTTMTATTGNDEEDSLEWSTEVPAIFPFLTGRGSVKINPCMGLSHELLDIISSISNQTKHHPRDTTQAFTALHSRLTNLAIQTQTQPADQDITDTDTANLMNLHSKAFESATWIYLHHALGAAPRDCKAIQTLHLPILLTTLSQIHKMHGPLLGFLPYPMWALFIASCVVLEQDRVKILEWFTVLNCKKPVSNVPSTMAAVEAVWKRRDLEAVSEVDGVSPGYGPSAGVQPEKRGPIWMAAISQLGWKMPFT